From Granulicella sp. WH15, the proteins below share one genomic window:
- a CDS encoding SDR family NAD(P)-dependent oxidoreductase: MGGLKGRVALVTGGSRGIGRACAIALAEAGCVVAVNYLASEAAAQEVVAAIHAGGGEGFAVQCDVSSEPQVAEMVAAIESRCGAIDIAVNNAGISIRRPLAEITSSDWERSISQNLTSAFLVSQAVLPGMRERRWGRLIFVSSIAAQSGGVIGPHYAASKAGMLGLTHSYASLLAKEGITSNAIAPALVVTDMIRGNNAAKPELLPVGRFGEAEEVAEAVVMVAGNGFMTGQTINLNGGWYMS, from the coding sequence ATGGGCGGTCTCAAGGGCAGGGTCGCTTTGGTGACGGGTGGGTCGCGGGGGATCGGGCGGGCCTGCGCGATTGCTCTGGCCGAGGCCGGGTGTGTGGTCGCGGTGAACTATCTGGCGTCGGAGGCTGCCGCGCAGGAGGTGGTTGCGGCGATCCATGCGGGTGGCGGCGAGGGCTTCGCGGTGCAGTGCGATGTCTCGAGCGAGCCGCAGGTGGCGGAGATGGTTGCCGCGATCGAGAGCCGGTGTGGGGCTATCGACATTGCGGTGAATAACGCAGGCATCAGCATCCGCAGGCCGCTGGCGGAGATTACGAGCAGCGACTGGGAGCGGTCGATCTCGCAGAACCTGACCTCGGCGTTTCTGGTCTCGCAGGCGGTGTTGCCGGGGATGCGGGAGCGTCGCTGGGGGCGGCTGATCTTTGTGTCGTCGATTGCGGCGCAGAGCGGCGGCGTGATTGGCCCGCACTATGCGGCGAGCAAGGCCGGGATGCTGGGGCTGACGCACAGCTATGCCAGTCTGCTGGCGAAGGAGGGGATCACCTCGAACGCGATCGCCCCGGCGCTGGTGGTGACGGATATGATCCGGGGAAATAACGCGGCGAAGCCGGAGTTGCTGCCGGTGGGGCGTTTCGGTGAAGCAGAGGAGGTCGCCGAGGCCGTGGTGATGGTGGCGGGAAATGGATTTATGACGGGGCAGACTATCAACCTTAACGGCGGCTGGTACATGAGTTGA
- a CDS encoding M28 family metallopeptidase, protein MKPATSNRMEHTNRFMIAALGLLMGLPVTPLFSQAAQTKPMAIAPAPADPAIAAALAKISPVQIRADIAKLVSFRTRLTIGSMDKELAPGEGVTAAADWVAAEFQRISVECGGCLEVKRDDYIEPASAAGNSRVKQPTRVQNIYAVMRGSDPEQADRRVLVTGHYDTRATDVMDTKVSAPGANDDSSGVAVSLESARVLSKLKFPSTIVFVAVAGEEQGLIGSRHLAKVAKAEGWDLQEVLNDDIVGGDTTPGQEKFEDKNVVRVFSEGVPANATLEQLHQIQTLGGESDSSSRELARAIAEVDKSYFKPVAGKPAFHPVLVFRRDRFLRGGDHSSFNNEGFAAVRFTEWRENYDHQHNTPRTENGVKYGDFIEYVDMDYVARVARLNAASLATFASAPGKPEDVKVATGGLDNDTELLWKAPKGAPADTSYEVVWRTTESPLWQTVVKVTGTDCKLPEFSKDNVIFGVRSVDAKGHRSPAVFPMPDPLAGVKPGKKPYAPPPLK, encoded by the coding sequence TTGAAGCCCGCGACCAGCAACCGTATGGAGCACACGAACCGATTCATGATAGCGGCATTGGGGCTGCTGATGGGGCTGCCGGTGACGCCTTTGTTTTCTCAGGCTGCGCAGACTAAGCCTATGGCGATTGCTCCGGCTCCGGCCGACCCGGCGATTGCGGCGGCTCTCGCGAAGATCTCGCCGGTGCAGATTCGCGCCGATATTGCCAAGCTGGTGAGCTTTCGCACGCGCCTGACGATCGGGAGCATGGATAAGGAACTGGCTCCGGGCGAGGGTGTGACGGCGGCGGCGGACTGGGTCGCGGCGGAGTTTCAGCGCATCTCGGTGGAGTGCGGCGGGTGTCTGGAGGTGAAGCGCGACGACTACATCGAACCGGCCAGCGCGGCCGGCAACTCGCGCGTGAAGCAGCCGACGCGGGTGCAGAATATCTACGCGGTGATGCGGGGTTCGGACCCGGAGCAGGCCGACCGGCGGGTGCTGGTGACGGGCCACTATGACACGCGAGCGACCGACGTGATGGACACGAAGGTATCGGCTCCGGGGGCGAACGATGATTCGAGCGGCGTGGCGGTCTCGCTGGAGTCGGCGCGGGTGCTCTCGAAGCTGAAGTTTCCTTCGACGATTGTGTTTGTTGCCGTGGCCGGGGAGGAGCAGGGTCTGATCGGCAGCAGGCACCTGGCGAAGGTGGCCAAGGCCGAGGGGTGGGATCTGCAAGAGGTGCTGAACGACGATATCGTCGGCGGCGACACCACTCCGGGACAGGAGAAGTTCGAGGACAAGAACGTGGTCCGGGTCTTCTCCGAGGGCGTGCCCGCGAATGCGACGCTCGAGCAGTTGCACCAGATCCAGACGCTGGGCGGGGAGAGCGACTCCAGCTCGCGCGAGCTGGCGCGAGCCATCGCCGAGGTGGATAAGAGCTACTTTAAGCCGGTGGCGGGCAAGCCCGCGTTCCATCCGGTGCTGGTCTTCCGGCGCGACCGCTTTCTGCGCGGTGGGGACCACTCGAGCTTCAACAACGAGGGCTTCGCGGCGGTGCGGTTCACCGAGTGGCGCGAGAACTACGACCACCAGCACAACACGCCGAGGACCGAGAACGGCGTGAAGTACGGGGACTTCATCGAGTACGTGGATATGGATTACGTGGCTCGGGTGGCTAGGCTGAACGCGGCGTCGCTGGCTACGTTTGCGAGTGCGCCGGGCAAGCCGGAGGACGTGAAGGTCGCCACCGGCGGGCTGGACAACGACACCGAGCTGCTGTGGAAGGCCCCCAAGGGCGCTCCGGCGGACACGAGCTACGAGGTGGTGTGGCGGACGACCGAGTCGCCGCTGTGGCAGACGGTGGTGAAGGTGACGGGCACGGACTGCAAGCTGCCCGAGTTCTCGAAGGACAATGTGATCTTCGGGGTGCGGTCGGTGGATGCGAAGGGGCATCGCAGCCCGGCAGTGTTTCCGATGCCGGACCCGCTGGCGGGCGTGAAGCCGGGGAAAAAGCCGTACGCGCCGCCACCTTTGAAGTAG
- the plsX gene encoding phosphate acyltransferase PlsX, whose translation MPVDIVVDAMGSEKAPESEIRGAILACREFDVRVLLVGPEDQVAPALEAATRGMMWKPAIEVVHASEWISMDDKAAQAVRSKRDSSMRVGLKLVREGKAQGFFTAGNTGAAMATAKMVLGMLAGVERPAMVATLPTTTGYPTLLLDVGANVDSDPDNMVQFAVMGSMYSTSILKVASPRVGLLSIGEEDSKGNNLTRDTLPLLRAIKRINFIGNVEGRDLYNGAADVVVCDGFVGNVALKTSEGLARLVNSSLRQSLKSTVTSQVGALLSRKAFSDFKKRLDYSEYGGAPLLGVRGVCIIGHGSSNERAIMNGIRVAAEFAEAEVNSGIEDALRGV comes from the coding sequence ATGCCAGTCGATATAGTCGTCGATGCAATGGGTTCGGAGAAGGCCCCGGAATCGGAGATTCGCGGGGCTATTCTTGCGTGCCGCGAGTTCGATGTGCGGGTGTTGCTGGTTGGTCCCGAGGATCAGGTGGCCCCGGCGCTCGAGGCGGCTACACGCGGCATGATGTGGAAGCCTGCCATCGAAGTTGTCCATGCGAGTGAGTGGATCAGCATGGACGATAAGGCGGCGCAGGCTGTCCGGTCCAAGCGCGACTCCAGCATGAGGGTGGGGCTGAAGCTGGTGCGCGAAGGCAAGGCCCAGGGGTTCTTTACCGCGGGCAATACCGGCGCGGCCATGGCCACGGCCAAGATGGTGCTGGGGATGCTGGCGGGGGTGGAGCGTCCGGCGATGGTGGCCACGCTGCCGACGACGACGGGCTATCCGACGCTGCTGCTGGACGTGGGCGCGAATGTGGACTCCGACCCCGATAACATGGTGCAGTTTGCCGTGATGGGGTCGATGTACTCGACGAGTATTTTGAAGGTGGCGAGCCCTCGGGTGGGGTTGCTTTCGATCGGTGAGGAAGACTCCAAGGGGAACAACCTGACGCGGGATACGCTGCCGCTGCTGCGGGCGATCAAGCGGATTAACTTTATTGGCAATGTGGAAGGCCGCGATCTTTATAACGGCGCTGCCGATGTGGTGGTGTGCGACGGGTTTGTGGGGAACGTCGCGCTGAAGACGTCGGAGGGGCTGGCGCGGCTGGTGAACTCGTCACTGCGGCAGTCGCTCAAGTCGACGGTGACCTCGCAGGTGGGGGCGCTGCTCTCGCGGAAGGCGTTCAGCGATTTCAAGAAGCGGCTGGATTACTCCGAGTATGGTGGCGCGCCGTTGTTGGGGGTGCGTGGGGTGTGCATTATTGGGCACGGGTCTTCGAATGAGCGGGCGATCATGAATGGGATTCGGGTGGCTGCGGAGTTTGCCGAGGCTGAGGTGAACTCCGGGATTGAGGATGCGTTGCGCGGGGTTTAG
- a CDS encoding acyltransferase gives MKATSSASPDTSHVFLTLDALRGVAAIAVMTFHYSGEFGHQFFPHGYLAVDFFFMLSGFVLTFAYQTKLDRGWTTRSFLVTRLVRLYPLYFIGLVLGIFLNTMHDHSSHLHPGARTISILILDGLLLLPAVGVPTRDHIIFPYNQPAWSLFFEVAANIFHALFLRRRSWKFLLGTLGVVAMAFIYSIRKFGTIDFGVSQPHAFYTFSRVLFSYLIGMLLLMVWKSGKVRLRVHPFFVAILLLLSLGAPAMPQFKTMYDLLLVVLFFPVLLLVGASSQPGPRLVKLCHWLGISSYAVYMLHVPCSRLLDGVRHSLARSSDNQHPWASIISILFTIMLALLLDRFYDIPVRTFLRRKLASTTASPRITTTIAS, from the coding sequence ATGAAAGCAACCTCATCGGCATCTCCTGACACATCACACGTCTTTCTGACGCTGGACGCTCTCCGTGGAGTCGCCGCGATTGCCGTCATGACCTTTCACTACAGTGGCGAGTTCGGCCACCAGTTCTTTCCGCACGGATATCTCGCTGTCGATTTTTTCTTCATGCTCAGCGGTTTCGTTCTAACTTTCGCCTACCAGACGAAGCTTGATCGCGGCTGGACTACCCGTTCGTTTCTTGTGACCCGCCTCGTCCGCCTCTACCCCCTTTATTTTATCGGTCTTGTGCTGGGCATCTTTCTCAATACAATGCACGATCACTCCAGCCATCTCCACCCGGGTGCCCGTACCATCTCCATCCTGATACTCGATGGCCTGCTCCTTCTCCCCGCGGTCGGCGTTCCAACCCGGGATCACATCATCTTTCCTTACAACCAGCCTGCCTGGTCCCTCTTCTTTGAGGTCGCAGCCAATATCTTTCATGCCCTTTTCCTGAGAAGGCGAAGCTGGAAGTTTCTTCTTGGAACCCTCGGCGTCGTTGCAATGGCGTTCATTTATTCCATTCGCAAGTTTGGCACGATCGACTTCGGCGTTAGCCAACCGCATGCTTTCTACACCTTCTCCCGCGTCCTGTTCTCTTATCTCATCGGTATGCTCCTGCTCATGGTTTGGAAGTCAGGAAAAGTTCGCTTGCGCGTTCATCCATTCTTCGTTGCCATTCTGCTCCTCCTCTCGCTGGGGGCTCCGGCCATGCCCCAATTCAAAACGATGTACGATCTGCTCCTTGTGGTTCTATTTTTCCCGGTACTGCTCCTGGTGGGCGCTTCGTCGCAACCTGGCCCGCGCCTCGTGAAACTCTGCCATTGGCTGGGTATCTCTTCCTATGCGGTCTACATGCTGCACGTACCGTGCAGCCGCCTCCTGGACGGTGTCAGACACTCCTTAGCTCGAAGCTCAGACAATCAGCATCCCTGGGCAAGTATCATCTCCATTCTGTTCACGATCATGCTCGCTCTCTTACTCGATCGTTTCTATGACATACCCGTCCGAACTTTCCTCCGTAGAAAGCTCGCCAGTACTACTGCATCACCCCGGATCACCACCACGATCGCATCCTAA
- a CDS encoding DUF177 domain-containing protein, with product MLIIPLQLEQEPLFFEETIAPGVIDYQEDTRQIGEMPVGGRADLILEHRGPQDTVSDIRVRAGYKGEFEVLCARCVDPVSVPLSGSFDLIFRPESADAEAGERSITEDETEIGYYGKSGLLLEDVVREQVLLSLPGRTLCTPDCKGLCPRCGQNLNVATCKCAETVVDPRWNALAGLAGHIEK from the coding sequence GTGCTGATTATTCCGCTCCAACTCGAACAGGAACCGTTATTTTTTGAAGAAACAATCGCTCCGGGCGTGATCGACTACCAGGAGGACACGCGGCAGATCGGCGAGATGCCGGTGGGCGGGCGGGCCGACCTGATCCTCGAGCACCGGGGGCCGCAGGATACGGTTTCGGATATTCGGGTTCGCGCCGGGTACAAAGGCGAGTTCGAGGTGCTATGCGCGCGCTGCGTGGACCCCGTGTCGGTGCCGCTTTCGGGGAGCTTCGACCTGATCTTCAGGCCGGAAAGTGCAGATGCTGAGGCCGGAGAGCGATCTATTACCGAAGATGAGACCGAAATAGGGTATTATGGAAAAAGCGGTCTTCTGCTGGAGGACGTCGTGCGGGAGCAGGTGTTGCTTTCCCTGCCCGGTCGGACGCTCTGCACGCCGGATTGCAAGGGCCTATGCCCGCGTTGTGGCCAAAACCTGAACGTTGCCACTTGTAAATGTGCCGAAACCGTGGTCGATCCGCGGTGGAATGCGCTTGCCGGGCTGGCTGGACACATCGAGAAGTAA
- the rpmF gene encoding 50S ribosomal protein L32, with translation MPNPKRRHSKQRTAKRRSHDFLTPVNSGFCPNCQERKLPHRACPKCGEYKGRAVLAAKEVAS, from the coding sequence ATGCCTAATCCGAAACGGCGTCACTCGAAACAGCGCACTGCCAAGCGCCGCAGCCATGACTTTCTTACCCCGGTGAACTCGGGTTTCTGCCCGAACTGTCAGGAGCGCAAGCTGCCGCACCGCGCATGCCCCAAGTGCGGTGAGTACAAGGGCCGTGCAGTGCTTGCGGCCAAAGAAGTAGCCAGCTAA
- a CDS encoding prolipoprotein diacylglyceryl transferase family protein, protein MYPYLLHSGHLSIPTFGVLAAVGLMLALLLSQRTAAWVGLAPDEVWDAGLSAVIAAFVLSRLLLVVENVHSFLQAPLLLLMVPSLTATGMAATLVVMLIWLRRKHLPVWKVLDAWAPCATLTWAFLALGHFAEGSDAGLPARFGIRMPGESTPLHPVALYVAFYALLLTDGLLYWLRRRRPAVGGVTAAALFAAGVGQFLIGFLRQPDMFGSTSMLDPLQWVSVGMMLAGAVVYVLTTPAEEASLV, encoded by the coding sequence GTGTATCCCTACCTCCTTCATTCCGGGCACCTCTCGATTCCGACCTTTGGCGTATTGGCTGCGGTGGGGTTGATGCTGGCGTTGCTGCTGAGCCAGCGGACGGCTGCGTGGGTAGGGCTGGCTCCCGATGAGGTTTGGGACGCGGGGCTGTCCGCGGTGATCGCGGCGTTTGTGCTCTCGCGGCTGCTGCTGGTGGTTGAGAATGTGCATAGCTTTTTGCAGGCTCCGCTGCTGCTGTTGATGGTGCCTTCGCTGACCGCCACGGGGATGGCGGCCACGCTGGTGGTGATGCTGATCTGGCTGCGCAGGAAGCATCTGCCGGTATGGAAGGTGCTGGACGCGTGGGCTCCGTGCGCGACGCTGACGTGGGCGTTTCTGGCGCTGGGGCACTTTGCCGAAGGCTCGGACGCGGGGCTTCCGGCTCGGTTCGGGATCAGGATGCCGGGCGAGTCGACCCCGCTGCATCCGGTGGCCCTGTATGTGGCGTTTTACGCGCTGCTGCTGACCGATGGGCTGCTCTACTGGCTGCGTCGGCGACGTCCGGCGGTGGGAGGGGTTACCGCTGCGGCTCTGTTTGCGGCTGGGGTGGGGCAGTTCCTGATCGGTTTTCTGCGGCAGCCGGATATGTTTGGATCGACCTCGATGCTCGATCCGCTGCAATGGGTCTCTGTGGGGATGATGCTGGCCGGAGCGGTGGTCTATGTGCTGACTACACCGGCGGAAGAGGCGTCCCTCGTCTGA
- a CDS encoding RluA family pseudouridine synthase — MPSKNMLPKGQRRHSVRAEYVATRGVDPEMPPVVPVLDFEDDGDVTDATVRTFVADPVAAGMRLDLYLAQALPDISRARVQVLIDAGQVCVNGETPKAKDKLKGGETVEIEGQPQLEPLHATAEDIPLDIVFEDKYLAVVNKPAGMMVHAGAGATDDDRNKGTLVNALLFHLAKLSDIGGQLRPGIVHRLDKQTSGLIVVAKDDSTHRKLGEMFSERTVKKTYLTLVHGHLAKDDTTVTLPIARDLQRRIRMTTRRPDGRSAVSHMHVLERITTPFGAFTMVEVKIETGRTHQIRVHMQSLGHPVVGDFLYGAPHVIRRVDGGEGVLELERNFLHAASLQLTHPQTGKELELEAPLAKELVEFLEQLREG; from the coding sequence ATGCCCTCGAAGAATATGTTGCCCAAGGGCCAGCGCCGCCACTCGGTGCGGGCGGAGTATGTGGCCACGCGCGGCGTGGACCCGGAGATGCCGCCGGTGGTGCCGGTGCTCGACTTTGAAGACGACGGCGATGTGACCGACGCTACCGTGCGGACGTTTGTGGCCGATCCTGTGGCCGCGGGGATGCGGCTCGACCTTTACCTGGCGCAGGCGCTGCCGGATATCTCTCGGGCGCGGGTGCAGGTCCTGATCGACGCCGGGCAGGTATGCGTGAACGGCGAGACGCCCAAGGCCAAGGATAAGTTGAAGGGCGGCGAGACGGTCGAGATCGAGGGCCAGCCGCAGTTGGAGCCGCTGCACGCTACTGCTGAGGATATTCCGCTGGATATCGTCTTCGAGGACAAGTATCTGGCGGTGGTGAACAAGCCTGCGGGCATGATGGTTCATGCCGGCGCGGGCGCGACCGACGACGACCGGAACAAGGGCACGCTGGTCAATGCGCTGCTCTTTCATCTGGCCAAGCTGTCGGATATCGGCGGGCAGCTTAGGCCGGGGATCGTGCATCGGCTGGATAAGCAGACCTCCGGGCTGATCGTGGTGGCGAAGGATGACAGCACGCACCGCAAGCTGGGGGAGATGTTCTCCGAACGAACGGTAAAGAAGACCTATCTGACCCTGGTGCACGGGCATCTGGCCAAGGACGATACGACGGTAACGCTGCCCATCGCGCGGGACTTGCAGCGGCGCATCCGCATGACGACGCGGAGGCCGGATGGGCGCAGCGCCGTCTCGCACATGCACGTGCTGGAGCGGATTACTACGCCGTTCGGCGCGTTTACGATGGTCGAGGTGAAGATCGAGACCGGAAGAACGCACCAGATTCGCGTGCATATGCAGTCGCTGGGGCATCCGGTGGTGGGGGACTTTTTGTATGGCGCTCCGCATGTGATTCGCCGGGTGGATGGCGGTGAAGGCGTGCTGGAGCTGGAGCGGAACTTTCTGCACGCGGCCTCGTTGCAACTGACGCATCCGCAGACGGGCAAAGAGCTTGAGCTGGAGGCTCCGCTGGCGAAGGAGTTGGTAGAGTTTCTGGAGCAGTTGCGGGAGGGATAG
- a CDS encoding carboxypeptidase-like regulatory domain-containing protein — MMPVAHSVRRLALILALSASLPGLSIVTATPMAAQQRGAVQRVIQGKVEDKDGAPIKGAIVYLRDGRTSSVRSAISDTDGSYRFGQLSLNTDYEIWAALEGKKSDSKSISSFDSKSQFNINLKIDK; from the coding sequence ATGATGCCAGTCGCACATTCGGTTCGTCGCCTCGCCTTGATCCTCGCCCTCTCTGCCTCCTTACCGGGCCTGTCCATCGTCACGGCCACACCTATGGCTGCCCAGCAGCGCGGCGCCGTGCAGCGCGTCATCCAGGGCAAGGTCGAAGACAAGGACGGAGCCCCCATCAAGGGAGCCATCGTCTACCTTCGTGATGGCCGCACCTCCTCGGTTCGCAGCGCCATCTCCGACACGGACGGCAGCTACCGCTTCGGCCAGCTCTCGCTCAACACCGACTACGAGATCTGGGCCGCGCTCGAAGGCAAAAAGAGCGACTCCAAATCCATCAGCTCCTTCGACAGCAAGAGCCAGTTCAACATCAACCTCAAAATCGACAAGTAG
- a CDS encoding cell division protein ZapA has protein sequence MSEFDDLREARDTVAMGEDQARADAVSVEIYDQVYHLRGTDPAYIQHLASIVDAKMRAVSALGATVDSLRVAVLASLNIADELAVLRARHDELASAIAESQSSQTTMRTLSGMLDELLDAELEGREARRAG, from the coding sequence TTGAGTGAATTTGATGATCTGAGAGAGGCTCGGGACACGGTCGCGATGGGTGAAGATCAGGCCCGCGCGGATGCAGTGTCGGTCGAGATCTACGATCAGGTCTATCATCTGCGCGGCACCGACCCTGCTTATATTCAGCATCTGGCGTCCATTGTGGACGCCAAGATGCGGGCCGTCTCGGCGCTGGGGGCCACGGTGGATTCGCTGCGGGTGGCGGTGCTGGCCTCGTTGAATATCGCCGATGAGCTGGCAGTGCTGCGGGCGCGGCACGATGAGCTGGCGAGTGCTATAGCCGAGTCGCAGTCGAGCCAGACGACGATGCGGACGCTCTCGGGGATGCTCGATGAGCTGCTGGATGCGGAGCTTGAGGGCCGTGAGGCTCGGCGGGCGGGATAA
- a CDS encoding threonine ammonia-lyase, with product MSSLSNGLPISLADVQAARERLQGSIYLSPFPHSEMLSRTTGQSIFLKLENLQMTGSFKERGALNRLSLLTPEEAARGVVAASAGNHAQGVAYHSTKLGIRSRIVMPLATPLVKVTATQRFGGEVVLHGANYDEAAAEATRLCKVDGLTFISPFDDPAVMAGQGTIALEMLQQVPDLDAIVVPIGGGGLIGGIACAAKALRPGIKIVGVQTARLASMPAALANHGPVTLPPSTTIADGIAVRRAGDVTYPMVAALVDEVVTVEEDEIASAILMLLEQEKTLAEGAGASALAALLQQKTSLKGARTGVLVSGGNIDVTLLSRIIERGLVQDGRLIRLRIHLLDKPGALQDLTRVIASHRANIVDTLYNRAYYGVNLGETVIDITMETRGREQVIELLAALTAEGYKHSRVQ from the coding sequence ATGAGTTCTCTTTCGAACGGCCTGCCCATCTCCCTGGCCGACGTCCAAGCCGCCCGCGAACGTCTCCAGGGCTCCATCTATCTCTCGCCCTTCCCCCACTCCGAGATGCTCTCCCGCACCACCGGCCAGTCCATCTTCCTCAAGCTCGAAAACCTCCAGATGACCGGCTCCTTCAAGGAGCGCGGAGCCCTCAACCGGCTCTCCCTGCTCACGCCCGAAGAGGCAGCCCGCGGCGTCGTCGCCGCCAGCGCCGGAAACCACGCCCAGGGCGTCGCCTACCACTCCACCAAGCTCGGCATCCGCTCCAGGATCGTCATGCCCCTGGCCACGCCGCTGGTCAAGGTCACCGCCACCCAGCGCTTCGGCGGCGAGGTCGTCCTGCACGGCGCCAACTACGACGAGGCCGCCGCCGAGGCCACCCGCCTCTGCAAAGTCGACGGCCTCACCTTCATCAGCCCCTTCGACGACCCCGCCGTCATGGCCGGACAGGGCACCATCGCCCTCGAGATGCTCCAGCAGGTCCCCGACCTCGACGCCATCGTCGTGCCCATCGGCGGCGGTGGCCTCATCGGCGGCATCGCCTGCGCGGCCAAGGCCCTCCGGCCCGGCATCAAGATCGTCGGCGTCCAGACGGCGCGGCTCGCCTCCATGCCCGCCGCGCTCGCCAACCACGGCCCGGTCACGCTGCCCCCCTCCACCACCATCGCCGACGGCATCGCCGTCCGCCGCGCGGGCGACGTCACCTACCCCATGGTCGCGGCACTTGTGGACGAGGTCGTCACCGTCGAAGAGGACGAAATTGCCTCCGCCATCCTGATGCTGCTGGAGCAGGAAAAAACTCTAGCCGAAGGAGCCGGAGCCTCCGCTTTGGCCGCGCTGTTGCAGCAGAAGACCTCGCTCAAGGGAGCCCGCACCGGCGTCCTGGTCTCGGGCGGCAACATCGACGTCACGCTGCTCTCGCGCATCATCGAGCGCGGCCTCGTGCAGGATGGCCGTCTCATCCGCCTGCGCATCCACCTGCTCGACAAGCCCGGAGCCTTGCAGGACCTCACCCGCGTCATTGCGAGCCATCGTGCCAACATTGTCGACACCCTGTACAACCGCGCCTACTACGGCGTGAACCTGGGCGAGACGGTCATCGACATCACCATGGAGACCCGAGGCCGCGAGCAGGTCATCGAGCTACTGGCCGCCCTCACCGCCGAGGGCTACAAGCACAGCCGCGTGCAATAA
- a CDS encoding rhomboid family intramembrane serine protease: protein MARSSPISMTLPPFAGATRRLILINVVVFFALPILHYFAPAAVDFAEGHLLLEPLAVAHGQVWQLLTYAFLPLDLLGALFGMLALWFVGSYLEGMFGSRWLLEFYLACTVLGAAISSALTFTHLPGLRPDVPMLGAWPPILGLMVAFAVFAGEQEVRLFFVLTLKAKYMVVIYVLFSLAILLKGGDKFGALTELCCAAVGFVYARMAPRRGIAFGVSEQFFALRNEYYRMKRRRAARKFEVYMRKQNRVVHFDKDGRYVDPDEARRDPKDRSWMN, encoded by the coding sequence ATGGCACGTTCCAGCCCGATCTCGATGACTCTGCCCCCCTTCGCGGGGGCGACCCGGCGTCTGATCCTTATCAACGTCGTTGTGTTCTTCGCGCTGCCGATTCTGCACTACTTCGCCCCGGCGGCGGTGGACTTCGCGGAGGGACATCTGTTGCTGGAGCCGCTGGCGGTGGCTCATGGGCAGGTGTGGCAGCTTCTGACGTACGCCTTTCTGCCTCTGGATCTGCTGGGGGCGCTCTTCGGGATGCTGGCGCTGTGGTTTGTGGGCAGCTACCTGGAGGGGATGTTCGGCAGCCGCTGGCTGTTGGAGTTTTACCTGGCGTGCACGGTGCTGGGCGCGGCGATCTCGTCGGCGCTGACCTTTACGCATCTGCCGGGGCTGCGGCCGGACGTGCCCATGCTGGGGGCGTGGCCGCCGATCCTGGGGCTGATGGTGGCGTTCGCGGTCTTCGCGGGCGAGCAGGAGGTGCGGCTGTTCTTTGTGCTGACGCTCAAGGCGAAGTACATGGTGGTGATCTATGTGCTGTTCAGCCTGGCGATTTTGTTGAAGGGCGGCGACAAGTTCGGCGCGCTTACGGAGCTTTGCTGCGCGGCGGTGGGGTTTGTGTATGCGCGGATGGCTCCGCGGCGGGGGATCGCGTTTGGGGTGAGCGAGCAGTTTTTCGCGCTGCGGAATGAGTACTACCGGATGAAGCGGCGGAGGGCTGCTCGTAAGTTCGAGGTGTATATGCGGAAGCAGAACCGGGTGGTTCACTTCGATAAGGATGGCCGGTACGTGGACCCGGATGAGGCGCGTCGGGACCCAAAGGACCGAAGCTGGATGAATTAG
- a CDS encoding Crp/Fnr family transcriptional regulator produces the protein MYPRLQNLFLNSLGEASDSSVTALADVVTLPAQSILIEQGAPTQYVYLLTSGLASMVNTMPDGSTAEVGVCGREGPIGAADLFGQGSTGCIMQIAGDGLRIPVDAFRQLLHESAEVRGRTLEFMQNTIAGLGQISACNRLHSAEARLARWLLMVQDRVEGKTVPVKQACLAQMLGSRRTTITMAAAIMKRNGWIGYNRGRIQILDRRLLKSAACTCYPVLDRLYRELYSTASL, from the coding sequence ATGTATCCCAGGCTCCAAAATCTCTTCCTGAACTCACTCGGGGAAGCCTCCGACAGTTCAGTGACGGCACTCGCCGACGTAGTCACCCTGCCCGCGCAGAGCATCCTCATCGAGCAGGGTGCGCCCACGCAGTACGTCTACCTGCTCACCTCCGGGCTGGCCTCCATGGTCAACACCATGCCCGACGGCAGCACCGCGGAGGTCGGCGTCTGCGGCCGCGAAGGCCCCATCGGCGCCGCCGACCTCTTCGGCCAGGGCTCCACCGGCTGCATTATGCAGATCGCCGGCGACGGCCTGCGCATCCCCGTCGACGCCTTCCGCCAGCTACTGCACGAATCCGCGGAGGTCCGTGGCCGCACCCTCGAGTTCATGCAGAACACCATCGCGGGCCTCGGCCAGATCTCGGCCTGCAACCGCCTCCACAGCGCCGAGGCGAGGCTCGCACGCTGGCTCCTGATGGTGCAGGACCGCGTCGAGGGCAAGACCGTGCCGGTCAAGCAGGCCTGCCTGGCCCAGATGCTCGGCTCCCGCCGCACCACCATCACGATGGCCGCAGCCATCATGAAGCGCAACGGCTGGATCGGCTACAACCGCGGCCGCATCCAGATCCTCGACCGCCGCCTGCTGAAGTCTGCGGCCTGCACCTGCTACCCCGTACTCGACCGCCTCTACCGCGAGCTATATTCCACCGCCAGCCTGTAG